One Fontisphaera persica DNA window includes the following coding sequences:
- a CDS encoding Gfo/Idh/MocA family protein, with translation MNANRESSYNRRDFLRGTSFATVAALMGGVRLMAADAPAGQEAPKSKKPPVPCGVIGLGTQGREILTALSRLPNAPVVAVCDTYAPMVKRAAQLAPNAKSYNNYQELLADKSIKAVFVATPTHKHREIVEAALAANKHVYCEAPLAHTVDDARAIAAAAKKRPHLNFQAGLQRRSDPQNPFTLKYLRAGAAGNFVRARAQWAQKTSWRRTAPNPEREKELNWRLYNDTSLGLVGEEGIHLMDHITWFLGMRPKSIQGHGGLLYWNKDNDDREVYDTVQAVIEFPNKVFFTFDLCLANSFEGTYGILYGTDAAVLLRDNSAWMFKEADAPLLGWEVYCTKEDGVVYKEVGLSMRMDNTKILKDAVVNEPYLATSMLKSVEAFIGNTNTLSAAMEDFEMMGGELKDTKAVEEYRNSESLKKAWLAAADWSEGLAATVMAIKANEAIVKGEKITVSKEWFQV, from the coding sequence ATGAATGCCAATCGCGAGTCGAGTTATAACCGGCGCGACTTTCTGCGCGGGACCTCCTTTGCCACGGTGGCAGCGCTGATGGGGGGCGTGCGCCTGATGGCGGCCGACGCCCCGGCGGGGCAGGAAGCCCCCAAATCCAAGAAGCCACCCGTGCCGTGTGGGGTGATTGGTCTGGGCACCCAAGGACGGGAAATTCTCACTGCGCTGAGCCGCCTGCCCAATGCCCCGGTGGTGGCCGTGTGTGACACCTACGCGCCCATGGTCAAACGTGCCGCGCAACTGGCGCCCAATGCCAAGTCCTACAATAACTACCAGGAGCTGCTGGCGGACAAATCCATAAAGGCGGTGTTTGTGGCCACCCCCACCCACAAGCATCGGGAGATTGTTGAGGCCGCCCTGGCCGCCAACAAACACGTGTATTGCGAGGCGCCCCTGGCGCACACGGTGGACGATGCCCGCGCCATAGCGGCGGCGGCCAAAAAGCGTCCGCATCTCAATTTCCAGGCCGGTCTGCAACGCCGGAGCGACCCGCAGAATCCGTTCACTTTGAAATACTTGCGCGCCGGCGCCGCCGGCAATTTTGTGCGGGCCCGCGCACAATGGGCGCAGAAGACCTCCTGGCGCCGGACCGCCCCCAATCCCGAGCGCGAAAAAGAGCTGAACTGGCGGCTTTACAACGACACCTCCCTCGGTCTGGTGGGAGAGGAAGGCATCCATCTCATGGACCATATCACCTGGTTTCTGGGCATGCGGCCCAAGTCCATCCAGGGCCACGGCGGCCTGTTGTACTGGAATAAGGACAACGATGACCGGGAGGTTTATGACACGGTGCAGGCCGTCATCGAGTTCCCCAACAAGGTCTTCTTCACCTTTGACCTCTGTCTGGCCAACTCCTTTGAGGGCACTTACGGCATTCTCTACGGCACCGATGCCGCCGTGTTGTTGCGCGATAACAGCGCCTGGATGTTCAAGGAGGCGGACGCCCCGCTGCTGGGATGGGAGGTCTATTGCACGAAGGAAGACGGCGTGGTGTACAAGGAAGTGGGCCTGTCCATGCGCATGGACAACACCAAGATTTTAAAAGATGCCGTCGTCAACGAGCCTTACCTCGCCACCTCCATGCTCAAATCCGTCGAAGCCTTCATCGGCAACACCAACACCCTCAGCGCCGCGATGGAAGACTTCGAAATGATGGGCGGCGAATTGAAGGACACCAAGGCCGTTGAGGAATACCGCAACAGTGAGTCGCTCAAAAAGGCCTGGCTCGCGGCGGCGGACTGGTCCGAGGGCCTCGCGGCCACGGTCATGGCCATCAAGGCCAATGAGGCCATTGTCAAAGGCGAGAAGATTACTGTCAGCAAAGAATGGTTCCAGGTGTGA